A single genomic interval of Arthrobacter methylotrophus harbors:
- a CDS encoding cellulose binding domain-containing protein: MITKRPRAVALITSFLFMIGVGAVSTLPASAATVSGGVAVTWTNTNVWTTGFQSEVGVRNTSSTKLNPWQISFAYGNQVNTLWNGVLSPAAGGFAVAAPSWATTLAAGTSTSFGLTSFKVGTAALFPTACTVIGLPAGAPAIPCSINGSAPTSTPTPTPTSTPTPTPTPTPTSTPTPTPTSTPTPTPTPTSTPTPTPTPTPGAGNTLVAPYVDMGVWPTADLSAFSSASGVKAMTAAFIVADRSSACSPTWAGYTAYTIGSTGDSLAGISAFQASGGRFIASFGGAINDELARVCTNPASLLNAYTKVVTRFGLDRIDFDIEGADVSDSTSNQRRATAVAALQAQRAAAGHPLQVSLTLPVMPYGLVASGLRTVREFAAAGVTLSAVNVMAMDYGDGTTAMGAAAISAANATAAQLATVPAYASLTSAQRLSLVGLTPMIGANDIAGEIFTLADVATVGAFAKANSLANLAWWEMTRDQPCAAGIPTYMCSGVSDPRWAFSKAFVAASR; the protein is encoded by the coding sequence ATGATCACTAAACGCCCGCGGGCAGTTGCTCTCATCACTTCTTTCTTGTTCATGATCGGTGTGGGAGCGGTTAGCACACTGCCAGCATCGGCGGCCACCGTTTCGGGTGGTGTCGCTGTCACCTGGACCAACACCAATGTCTGGACAACCGGATTCCAGTCCGAGGTTGGAGTGCGCAATACATCGTCCACCAAACTCAACCCATGGCAGATCTCCTTCGCGTATGGCAATCAGGTGAACACGCTGTGGAACGGAGTCCTGTCGCCCGCCGCGGGTGGCTTCGCCGTGGCGGCTCCCTCCTGGGCCACGACGCTGGCCGCCGGCACCTCCACATCGTTCGGCTTGACCTCCTTCAAGGTCGGAACCGCCGCATTGTTCCCCACGGCGTGCACCGTGATCGGTCTTCCAGCGGGGGCCCCAGCAATCCCGTGTTCCATTAATGGTTCGGCTCCGACGTCCACGCCGACCCCCACTCCCACGTCCACGCCGACTCCGACTCCCACGCCGACTCCGACGTCCACCCCGACTCCCACTCCGACGTCCACCCCGACTCCGACGCCCACTCCCACGTCCACGCCGACGCCGACTCCCACCCCGACGCCGGGCGCCGGTAACACCCTCGTCGCCCCCTACGTGGACATGGGAGTGTGGCCGACCGCAGATTTGTCGGCATTCTCTTCGGCTTCCGGCGTCAAGGCCATGACAGCGGCGTTCATCGTCGCTGACAGGTCCAGTGCTTGCAGCCCGACCTGGGCCGGGTACACCGCCTATACGATCGGCTCGACGGGTGACTCCTTGGCTGGGATCAGCGCTTTCCAAGCCAGTGGAGGGCGGTTCATCGCTTCGTTCGGTGGAGCGATCAACGACGAGCTCGCCCGTGTCTGTACCAACCCTGCTTCGTTGCTGAACGCGTATACGAAGGTTGTGACCCGATTCGGCCTGGACCGGATCGACTTCGACATTGAGGGCGCTGACGTCTCCGATTCAACCTCCAACCAGCGTCGCGCCACGGCGGTCGCGGCTCTCCAAGCGCAGCGCGCCGCAGCCGGTCATCCGCTGCAGGTCTCTCTGACCCTCCCGGTCATGCCTTACGGTCTTGTCGCGAGCGGTCTGCGCACGGTCCGGGAGTTTGCCGCTGCAGGAGTGACGTTGTCCGCCGTCAACGTCATGGCGATGGACTATGGCGACGGGACGACCGCCATGGGCGCGGCCGCGATCTCCGCAGCGAATGCGACGGCCGCCCAGCTGGCCACCGTACCCGCTTATGCCAGCCTCACCAGCGCACAGCGGCTGTCTCTGGTCGGCCTCACGCCGATGATTGGTGCGAACGACATCGCGGGGGAAATCTTCACACTGGCCGACGTGGCGACAGTTGGCGCATTTGCCAAGGCGAATTCGCTTGCCAACCTCGCTTGGTGGGAGATGACGCGAGACCAGCCGTGTGCAGCAGGCATCCCGACGTACATGTGCTCCGGCGTGAGCGACCCGCGATGGGCGTTCTCGAAGGCGTTCGTCGCTGCGAGTCGATAG
- a CDS encoding phospholipase D family protein, translating to MDSDAGTWFLSRAERGNLDTDVHAGSAGCPSWSEGNLVRPLIHGASYFTRLYEELTTLQAGDRVWFTDWRGDADERLLEDGPSIGDVLAGLARAGVEVRGLVWRSHGERVSAPMSGRSNELLSRKINDAGGEVLLDQRVRRFGSHHQKMLVIRRRDDPARDIAFVGGLDLSHGRRDDADHAGDPQAVTMDSRYGKRPPWHDAALELRGPVVADVLAVFAERWNDPHPLDRRTPYRMLLQRLARMPRHPKPLPASAPPPPPAGPHAVQLLRTYGVKRPPFPFAPAGERSVARGYAKAFARARSLIYIEDQYLWSTEVAAGIADALERNPDLNVIAVVPRYPDSDGPLAGLPSRIGQLRALGMLHRVAPGRVGVFDLENSSGTPIYVDAKICIIDDTWFTCGSDNFNRRSWTTDSELTCAVLDTTADNREPHGTDTGHEASRPLARALRLQLWAEHLGLDEDDPQLGDPAAGLNLWNTTADTLDHWHETGRRPPRPTGHVRRHTPEPVPPLQRFWADLIGRLVVDPDGRPRQLRGTTQF from the coding sequence GTGGACAGTGATGCTGGTACCTGGTTCCTGAGTCGCGCTGAGCGGGGGAATCTGGACACAGACGTGCACGCGGGAAGTGCCGGGTGTCCGTCGTGGTCTGAGGGCAACCTGGTTCGGCCCTTGATTCATGGAGCGAGCTACTTCACCCGACTATATGAGGAGCTGACTACTCTGCAGGCGGGGGACCGTGTATGGTTCACCGACTGGCGGGGCGACGCCGATGAGCGGCTGCTGGAGGATGGACCGTCGATCGGGGACGTGCTCGCGGGGTTGGCCCGCGCAGGGGTCGAAGTGCGGGGCCTTGTCTGGAGATCCCACGGAGAGCGAGTATCGGCCCCAATGAGCGGCCGGTCCAACGAGCTCCTGAGCCGTAAGATCAACGACGCCGGCGGAGAAGTGCTGTTGGATCAGCGTGTACGCCGGTTCGGCTCCCATCACCAGAAAATGTTGGTCATCCGCCGTCGTGACGATCCGGCGCGGGACATCGCATTCGTTGGCGGGCTCGACCTTTCCCACGGTCGTCGAGACGACGCCGACCACGCGGGAGACCCGCAAGCGGTGACCATGGATTCCCGGTACGGGAAACGACCCCCGTGGCACGACGCCGCCCTTGAACTGCGTGGCCCCGTGGTCGCAGATGTGCTGGCAGTGTTCGCCGAACGGTGGAATGACCCCCATCCCCTCGACCGACGCACCCCCTACCGGATGCTGCTGCAACGTCTGGCCCGTATGCCCCGGCACCCCAAACCGCTACCGGCCTCTGCACCGCCACCACCACCGGCAGGCCCTCATGCCGTGCAGCTGCTGCGCACCTATGGGGTGAAACGTCCCCCGTTTCCGTTCGCGCCGGCAGGGGAACGCAGCGTTGCCCGCGGCTATGCGAAAGCCTTCGCTCGTGCCCGCTCGCTGATTTACATCGAGGATCAGTATCTGTGGTCGACAGAGGTCGCAGCCGGAATCGCTGACGCCCTCGAGCGGAACCCCGACTTGAACGTGATCGCCGTCGTGCCCCGCTATCCCGACTCTGACGGCCCACTAGCGGGACTGCCTAGCCGAATCGGGCAATTGCGCGCCCTCGGAATGCTGCACCGGGTCGCGCCCGGCAGGGTCGGCGTGTTCGACCTGGAGAACAGCTCCGGAACTCCGATCTACGTCGACGCCAAGATCTGCATCATCGACGACACCTGGTTCACCTGCGGCTCAGACAATTTCAACCGCCGATCCTGGACTACCGACAGCGAGCTCACCTGCGCCGTACTCGACACCACCGCCGATAACCGGGAACCCCACGGAACGGACACCGGCCACGAGGCTTCCCGGCCGTTGGCCCGCGCGCTCCGGCTCCAACTCTGGGCAGAACACCTGGGCTTGGATGAGGACGATCCCCAACTCGGCGACCCGGCGGCTGGGCTCAACCTTTGGAACACCACTGCCGACACCCTCGACCACTGGCACGAAACCGGGCGCCGCCCGCCCCGCCCCACCGGACACGTGCGCCGCCACACTCCAGAACCGGTGCCGCCTCTCCAACGTTTCTGGGCGGATCTGATCGGCCGCCTCGTCGTCGACCCCGACGGCCGTCCGCGCCAGTTGCGCGGCACCACCCAGTTCTAG
- a CDS encoding phosphatase PAP2 family protein, translated as MGVGAQGTSDDRSAGGKGELSEDRFVGDTDLAQWKTPAGRWLASRAQRLSARLGPYGVLILTLAAGAIIASLLAFTTGWVYDAVTEADGVAALDHPALEAAKALRSPALDAAATAYTDLGGGIGMPILAAIATAVLVLRRRSWTPGILIVTAAAGSLFMTIAGKQLIGRARPPLSDAVPPYEYSPSFPSGHSLNSFVIAGIVAYVIILRCRSRRARAWTVTTAAIFALTIGLSRVFLGHHWLTDVLAAWTLGAAWLVLVITAHRVYLTARKTQKLSHSRGETPGG; from the coding sequence ATGGGTGTTGGCGCACAAGGCACATCAGACGACAGGTCAGCGGGAGGCAAAGGCGAACTCAGCGAAGACCGCTTCGTCGGTGACACTGATCTGGCCCAATGGAAGACCCCCGCAGGCAGGTGGCTTGCCTCCCGTGCACAGCGGCTCAGCGCCCGTCTCGGCCCATACGGTGTGCTGATCCTGACCCTTGCCGCCGGAGCGATCATCGCATCGCTGCTGGCCTTCACGACAGGCTGGGTCTACGACGCTGTGACAGAAGCGGATGGCGTGGCCGCCCTGGACCACCCGGCGTTGGAGGCGGCGAAGGCCCTGCGCAGCCCCGCACTGGACGCCGCAGCCACTGCCTACACCGACCTGGGCGGAGGAATCGGGATGCCGATCCTGGCCGCGATCGCCACGGCCGTGCTGGTCCTCCGCCGCCGCTCCTGGACCCCGGGGATCCTCATCGTGACCGCCGCAGCCGGCTCCCTGTTCATGACCATCGCCGGCAAGCAGCTTATCGGCCGCGCCCGGCCCCCGCTTAGCGACGCCGTGCCTCCCTATGAGTATTCCCCCTCGTTTCCCAGCGGGCACTCGCTAAACTCGTTCGTGATCGCCGGAATCGTCGCTTACGTGATCATCCTGCGTTGCCGCTCCCGCCGGGCCCGCGCCTGGACAGTGACCACCGCGGCCATCTTCGCCCTGACTATCGGCCTCAGCCGAGTGTTCCTGGGCCACCACTGGTTAACCGATGTCCTGGCGGCCTGGACCCTCGGCGCCGCCTGGCTGGTCCTGGTCATCACCGCCCACCGTGTTTACCTCACCGCCAGAAAGACTCAAAAGCTCAGCCACTCCCGGGGCGAGACTCCAGGCGGATGA
- a CDS encoding glycoside hydrolase family 15 protein, with protein sequence MAALIEDYALLSDLQTGPLISRDGSVDWLCFPRFDSPSVFSGIVGTDEHGRWLLAPSESGAVVVDRHYLDSTFVLQTIWETGGGSVLVTDFMPLGDNGSSLIRRVTGLAGSVEMHQELRIRPGYSTVVPWVSRVRDNAPTAAPVLLAMAGPDALALRGPHLPQAHAHGHEGKFLISKGEKVDFELTWFPSHRPLPAAVDVDAALEEATEYWSRWGSHCRQDGAYGSAVKRSLLVLRALTHFETGGIVAAPTTSLPEDFGGSRNWDYRYCWLRDAALTLESMLTHGYETEALQWRNWLLRALAGNPEQIQIMYGVGGERELPERELNHLPGYANSKPVRIGNAAASQFQADVVGEVMVALERLRMAGGKEDHFSWALQRALLGFVERHFDDKDFGLWEMRGQAQYFTHSRVMMWAAFNSGIRAVRIHGLSGDITKWEHLRGRLREEIMREGFDRRINSFTQTYGGGQTDAALLVIPQVGFLPYNDEHMLGTVARLEKELLTDDGLLLRYRTESGVDGLEPGEHPFLACSFWLVEQYARTGRQDEATMLMDKLVGFANELGLLSEEYATNERRMAGNFPQAFSHLTLVRAADAIHGVDRLSLAVNTAV encoded by the coding sequence ATGGCTGCACTCATAGAGGACTATGCGTTGCTATCGGATCTTCAGACCGGGCCTCTTATATCCCGGGACGGCAGTGTGGACTGGCTCTGTTTCCCGCGTTTCGATTCGCCGTCCGTGTTCAGTGGAATTGTGGGCACCGATGAGCACGGCCGCTGGCTGTTGGCTCCCAGCGAATCAGGTGCTGTGGTTGTCGATCGACACTATCTTGACTCGACCTTCGTGCTCCAAACCATCTGGGAGACCGGTGGCGGAAGCGTCCTGGTTACCGATTTCATGCCGCTGGGGGATAACGGTTCTTCCCTTATCCGCCGGGTTACCGGTTTGGCTGGCAGCGTTGAGATGCATCAGGAACTTCGGATCCGCCCGGGATATTCAACGGTCGTGCCTTGGGTGAGTCGTGTCCGGGACAATGCGCCGACGGCGGCTCCGGTCCTGTTGGCCATGGCCGGTCCGGATGCTCTGGCGCTAAGAGGACCTCATCTTCCACAAGCCCATGCGCACGGGCACGAGGGAAAATTCCTCATTTCAAAGGGCGAGAAGGTGGATTTTGAACTAACGTGGTTCCCCTCCCACCGCCCCCTGCCAGCAGCGGTTGACGTTGATGCTGCTCTTGAAGAAGCCACTGAGTACTGGAGCCGCTGGGGAAGCCACTGCCGGCAAGACGGCGCCTATGGGAGCGCGGTGAAACGTTCGTTGTTAGTACTGCGGGCCCTGACGCATTTTGAAACCGGCGGCATTGTCGCAGCTCCCACGACGTCCCTCCCGGAGGATTTCGGCGGATCACGGAACTGGGACTACCGGTATTGCTGGTTGCGCGATGCGGCCCTGACACTGGAATCGATGCTGACCCACGGTTATGAAACGGAGGCGCTTCAGTGGCGCAACTGGCTCCTTCGGGCACTGGCCGGCAACCCCGAGCAAATTCAGATCATGTACGGGGTCGGGGGAGAACGGGAACTTCCTGAACGCGAGCTCAACCACCTCCCCGGATATGCGAACTCCAAGCCTGTTCGCATTGGAAATGCGGCCGCTTCACAGTTCCAGGCCGATGTTGTCGGCGAAGTGATGGTGGCATTGGAAAGACTGCGTATGGCCGGAGGTAAAGAAGACCATTTCTCCTGGGCCCTTCAGCGGGCCCTCTTGGGATTCGTCGAAAGACACTTCGATGACAAGGACTTCGGCCTTTGGGAAATGCGCGGCCAGGCACAGTACTTCACCCACTCACGAGTGATGATGTGGGCCGCCTTCAACAGCGGGATCCGGGCAGTGCGGATCCACGGACTATCCGGAGATATAACGAAGTGGGAGCATCTGCGTGGCCGGTTGCGCGAAGAGATAATGCGCGAGGGATTCGACCGGAGGATTAACTCCTTTACCCAGACCTACGGCGGAGGCCAAACCGACGCTGCGTTACTCGTCATTCCACAGGTCGGTTTTCTCCCCTACAACGATGAACACATGCTCGGCACAGTCGCACGGCTGGAAAAAGAACTCCTCACCGACGACGGTCTCTTGCTGCGCTATCGAACAGAGAGCGGCGTTGACGGCCTGGAACCGGGCGAACATCCTTTCCTCGCATGCTCTTTCTGGCTCGTGGAACAATATGCCCGCACAGGCCGTCAGGACGAGGCAACAATGCTCATGGACAAACTCGTCGGGTTTGCCAACGAGCTCGGCCTGCTCAGCGAAGAATACGCAACGAACGAACGACGGATGGCCGGCAACTTTCCCCAAGCATTCTCACACCTGACCCTGGTCAGAGCCGCCGACGCCATCCACGGCGTCGACCGCCTCAGCCTGGCCGTCAACACAGCAGTTTAA
- the gndA gene encoding NADP-dependent phosphogluconate dehydrogenase: MSAHIGVTGLAVMGANLARNLARNGFTVALHNRSVEKTDALLAKHGTDGDFIRTETLQELVDSLEKPRRVLIMVKAGKPVDAVIDQLVPLLEPGDIVIDAGNSHFEDTRRREAALAEKELHFVGVGVSGGEEGALNGPSIMPGGSKESYDALGPLLEKISAKVDGKPCCAWIGTDGAGHFVKMVHNGIEYADMQVIGEAFDLLRSGAGIEPAEQSRIFAEWNKGELASFLIEISAEVLGHVDARTGKPFVDVVVDAAGQKGTGRWTVISALELGSPVSGIAESVFARALSSQAEQRKLGQELLAGEEIAVEVPGNFVEDVRQALYASKLVSYAQGLDMLTSAAKEYGWDLKLDEIASLWRGGCIIRAELLKEITNAYAAEEKPANLLFAPAFTKAIAGALPAWRRVVATAVQLGIPVPVFSSSLAYYDGLRRKRLAAAVIQGQRDLFGAHTYGRVDAEGTFHTLWGEDKSEISAVDTH, from the coding sequence ATGTCAGCACACATCGGTGTCACCGGCCTCGCGGTGATGGGCGCCAATCTGGCCCGCAACTTGGCCCGCAACGGTTTCACCGTTGCTCTGCACAACCGTTCCGTTGAGAAGACCGACGCCCTGCTGGCTAAGCACGGCACGGATGGTGACTTCATCCGCACGGAAACCCTCCAGGAGCTCGTTGATTCCTTGGAGAAGCCCCGTCGTGTCCTGATCATGGTGAAGGCCGGCAAGCCGGTGGACGCTGTGATCGATCAGCTCGTTCCTTTGCTGGAGCCTGGTGACATTGTGATCGATGCCGGTAACTCGCATTTCGAGGACACCCGTCGCCGGGAAGCAGCATTGGCTGAGAAGGAGCTGCACTTCGTGGGCGTGGGTGTTTCCGGCGGCGAGGAGGGCGCGCTCAACGGCCCCTCGATCATGCCCGGTGGTTCCAAGGAGTCTTACGATGCTCTGGGTCCGTTGCTGGAGAAGATCTCTGCCAAGGTTGACGGGAAGCCGTGCTGTGCGTGGATCGGCACTGATGGTGCCGGTCACTTTGTCAAGATGGTTCACAACGGCATCGAGTACGCCGACATGCAGGTCATCGGTGAAGCGTTCGATCTCCTGCGCTCGGGTGCGGGCATCGAGCCGGCTGAGCAGTCCAGGATCTTTGCCGAGTGGAACAAGGGCGAACTCGCGTCGTTCCTGATCGAAATTTCCGCGGAGGTTCTGGGCCACGTTGATGCCAGGACGGGCAAGCCGTTCGTGGATGTCGTCGTGGACGCTGCCGGGCAGAAGGGTACGGGGCGCTGGACGGTCATCTCCGCCCTGGAGCTCGGTTCTCCGGTTTCGGGCATTGCGGAGTCGGTCTTCGCCCGGGCCCTGTCTTCCCAGGCGGAGCAGCGCAAGCTGGGTCAGGAGCTGCTTGCGGGTGAGGAAATCGCCGTCGAGGTTCCCGGGAACTTCGTCGAGGACGTCCGCCAGGCGCTGTACGCTTCCAAGCTCGTTTCGTACGCCCAGGGCCTGGACATGCTGACCTCGGCTGCGAAGGAGTACGGCTGGGACCTGAAGCTGGATGAAATCGCTTCGCTGTGGCGCGGTGGCTGCATCATCCGTGCCGAGCTGCTGAAGGAAATCACCAACGCCTACGCAGCCGAAGAGAAGCCGGCCAACCTGCTGTTCGCTCCGGCTTTCACCAAGGCGATTGCCGGTGCGCTGCCGGCATGGCGGCGCGTGGTGGCCACGGCTGTCCAGCTGGGCATCCCGGTTCCGGTGTTCTCCTCCTCGCTGGCCTATTACGACGGACTGCGCCGCAAGCGCCTCGCCGCGGCGGTCATCCAGGGACAGCGTGACCTCTTCGGTGCGCACACCTACGGCCGCGTCGACGCTGAAGGCACCTTCCACACCCTCTGGGGCGAAGACAAGTCCGAAATCTCGGCAGTCGACACCCACTAG
- a CDS encoding response regulator transcription factor — MVGRGIAVVVEDDEDVRGILEDVLRQSGFTVHASSSGVEGVEAVREHNPVIIIIDVGLPDFDGIEACRRIRTFSDAYLIIVTGRVEEADALMGFEAGADDYLTKPFRPRELRARITAMLRRPRSLSPKPSLISAGTGYRPHPEPLTAAPPTSPSVSSAGSQLNPQTEGTSSGFEHRGLTLHEGFRAAAINGVPVDLTRTQFDLLLVLMENGRVVQTKADLVRRLRNKPFNTGSHVSTSEERTVEVHLGNLRKRLGDSSRSPRWVETVRGVGYRLTP, encoded by the coding sequence ATGGTCGGGCGGGGCATTGCCGTCGTTGTGGAGGACGACGAAGACGTGAGGGGAATTCTGGAGGACGTACTCCGGCAATCAGGTTTTACCGTGCATGCGTCATCCTCCGGGGTCGAAGGTGTCGAGGCCGTCAGGGAGCACAACCCCGTCATCATTATCATCGATGTAGGTTTGCCTGATTTTGACGGGATTGAGGCCTGCAGGCGGATCCGCACCTTCAGCGACGCCTACCTCATCATCGTCACGGGAAGGGTTGAGGAGGCCGATGCCCTGATGGGATTCGAAGCCGGCGCCGACGACTACCTGACGAAACCGTTCCGTCCTCGCGAGCTGCGCGCCAGGATCACCGCCATGCTCCGACGGCCCCGGTCACTTAGCCCAAAGCCGTCGCTCATCTCCGCAGGCACCGGGTACCGGCCGCATCCCGAGCCTCTGACCGCGGCACCGCCAACCTCTCCTTCCGTTTCATCGGCCGGGTCGCAGCTCAATCCGCAGACCGAAGGGACCTCCAGCGGTTTCGAGCACAGAGGATTGACCCTCCATGAAGGATTCCGTGCAGCCGCAATCAACGGCGTGCCCGTTGACCTGACCAGGACACAGTTCGACCTTCTCCTGGTCCTGATGGAGAACGGACGGGTGGTCCAGACCAAAGCCGACCTGGTCCGCCGGCTGCGGAACAAACCCTTCAACACGGGCTCCCATGTCAGCACCAGCGAGGAACGCACAGTCGAGGTCCATCTAGGCAACCTGCGCAAGCGCCTCGGAGACAGCTCACGCTCTCCGCGCTGGGTGGAGACCGTCCGGGGCGTGGGCTACCGGCTGACCCCGTAA
- a CDS encoding amylo-alpha-1,6-glucosidase — MAGWNADTAAGPMGAGTITLVEGSSFCISLPNGDIQPELPHGVFFQDTRILSRWSLTVNGQQLEPLAAEMKEPYRALFAGRVARADGYADSPLIVERLREVGAGILEEITVRNYSLDPVECVVSLSIEADFADLFEVKEARIQRHWDETRQPDAGSLTIKAAWQDARKGTVIHADGADVGPDALTYRTVVPPHGHWSTLLSVVPAVDGSGPAIPFVRPEPGGMSPRDRRRLEWVARIPVLRMGNRSIERTLQRSYDDLGALRIEDPDHPERVVVAAGAPWFMTLFGRDSLWASEMALPVDPSLALGTLQTLADRQGRVFDPVSEEEPGKILHEVRLGVSSGLSLGGKPEYYGSVDATPLFVSVLGAVSRWGFAKETIAALLPNADRALDWIRDYGDRDGDGFVEYERLNDRGLINQGWKDSWDGINFADGTLAEPPIALCEVQAYVYSAYMARAWMAYDAGNTALADELTDRAAQLKTRFNEQFWLPDRGYYAIALDKDKRPVDACASNMGHCLWFGLVDEDKAPLVAEKLMSPQMFSGWGVRTLASDMGAYNPASYHNGSVWPHDNAIIAAGLVRYGFVEEAQRIATALLEAAEYSDGRLPELFCGFDRERFGQPVPYPTACSPQAWSATAPVLLVTSLMRYDAHVSLGGVWLDPVLPESYGELHVANAPMAGGRISIDISGSTASVRGLTEGMVLHRGHRPWMTELVEQAKSRKDA; from the coding sequence ATGGCTGGATGGAATGCCGATACGGCGGCCGGCCCGATGGGTGCCGGGACGATCACGTTGGTGGAAGGTTCGTCCTTCTGCATCTCCTTGCCGAACGGGGACATCCAACCCGAGCTGCCGCACGGGGTCTTCTTCCAGGACACGCGCATCCTGTCCCGCTGGAGCCTGACCGTCAATGGCCAGCAGCTGGAGCCGTTGGCAGCGGAAATGAAGGAACCCTACCGGGCGCTGTTCGCCGGCCGTGTTGCCCGTGCTGACGGGTATGCGGACAGCCCCCTGATTGTGGAGCGGCTGCGCGAGGTGGGAGCCGGCATCCTGGAGGAGATCACCGTCCGGAACTATTCGCTGGATCCGGTTGAATGTGTGGTCTCGCTCAGCATCGAAGCGGATTTTGCCGATCTGTTCGAGGTCAAGGAAGCGCGCATCCAGCGGCACTGGGACGAAACCCGGCAGCCGGACGCTGGTTCACTGACGATCAAGGCCGCCTGGCAGGATGCCCGCAAGGGGACCGTCATCCACGCCGACGGCGCCGATGTCGGGCCGGACGCCCTGACATATCGCACAGTTGTCCCGCCGCACGGCCACTGGAGCACCCTGTTGAGCGTGGTGCCGGCCGTGGACGGATCCGGTCCGGCGATACCGTTTGTTCGTCCGGAGCCAGGGGGCATGTCTCCTCGGGACCGGCGCCGGTTGGAGTGGGTGGCCAGGATCCCGGTGTTGCGGATGGGAAACCGTTCCATCGAACGCACCCTGCAACGCAGCTACGACGATCTGGGCGCGCTCAGGATCGAGGACCCCGACCATCCGGAGCGGGTGGTAGTCGCCGCCGGGGCGCCCTGGTTCATGACTCTGTTCGGCCGCGACTCACTCTGGGCCTCGGAAATGGCGCTGCCGGTGGACCCGTCCCTCGCCCTGGGCACGCTGCAGACCCTGGCCGACCGCCAAGGCCGGGTGTTTGACCCGGTGAGTGAGGAGGAGCCGGGCAAGATCCTGCACGAGGTCCGGCTCGGTGTCTCCAGCGGTCTGTCCCTGGGCGGTAAGCCAGAATATTATGGCAGCGTCGATGCGACCCCGCTCTTTGTGAGCGTGCTTGGAGCCGTCAGCCGCTGGGGGTTCGCCAAGGAGACCATTGCCGCCCTGCTGCCCAACGCGGATCGGGCACTGGACTGGATCCGCGACTACGGTGACCGTGACGGCGACGGCTTTGTCGAATATGAACGCTTGAATGATCGGGGGCTGATCAACCAGGGCTGGAAGGATTCCTGGGACGGGATCAACTTCGCGGACGGCACCCTGGCGGAACCGCCGATCGCCTTGTGCGAGGTCCAAGCCTACGTCTATTCGGCGTACATGGCGCGTGCGTGGATGGCCTACGACGCCGGCAACACGGCCTTGGCTGACGAGCTCACCGACCGGGCGGCACAGCTGAAGACACGGTTCAACGAACAGTTCTGGCTTCCCGATCGCGGCTACTACGCGATCGCGCTGGATAAGGACAAGCGCCCCGTCGATGCCTGTGCCTCTAATATGGGCCATTGCCTCTGGTTCGGTCTGGTGGATGAGGACAAGGCGCCGCTGGTAGCCGAGAAGCTAATGTCCCCTCAGATGTTCTCCGGCTGGGGCGTACGCACACTGGCTTCCGACATGGGAGCCTACAACCCGGCGAGCTACCATAACGGCTCGGTCTGGCCGCACGACAACGCCATTATTGCGGCGGGCCTGGTGCGCTATGGTTTCGTCGAAGAAGCGCAGCGGATCGCCACGGCCCTCCTGGAGGCCGCCGAGTACTCGGACGGCCGGCTGCCCGAGCTCTTCTGCGGCTTTGACCGGGAACGGTTTGGCCAGCCCGTGCCGTATCCGACGGCGTGCTCGCCGCAGGCCTGGTCCGCCACCGCGCCGGTCCTGCTTGTGACAAGCCTGATGCGGTACGACGCGCACGTATCTCTTGGTGGCGTGTGGCTAGACCCGGTGCTGCCGGAGTCCTACGGCGAGCTGCACGTCGCCAATGCGCCCATGGCAGGCGGCCGGATCTCCATCGACATTTCCGGTTCCACCGCCTCCGTCCGAGGGCTAACCGAGGGCATGGTGCTCCACCGAGGGCACCGGCCCTGGATGACCGAGCTGGTGGAGCAGGCCAAGTCGCGCAAGGACGCTTAG